From one Ictalurus punctatus breed USDA103 chromosome 20, Coco_2.0, whole genome shotgun sequence genomic stretch:
- the LOC108280424 gene encoding tripartite motif-containing protein 16 isoform X2, producing the protein MSGFLDTMARCKNYTTFGYVECGSCTGKKQKAIKSCLVCLDSYCPSHFELHEELHSGQRHKIMNATGFLQDKICSRHDNLLEVFCCLDQQCICLMCMMDDHKGHRIVSASAERTEKQSQMGESKMKSQQRILERKRELGEMQKAVKSHKSAQAALEESEKTFTEIICFIEKKRSEVQDLIRAQEKIAVSRAEGLLKQLEEEIAELQRQDEELQQLSLTEDHIHFLQRYVFLTATLGSSDLPTITVSSVLSFEEVAKSVTELKKHLEDVCKADMEKIEKRVKQIQILTPMTREEVLQYYCELTMDPNTAYRRLSLSDSNRAVSNYDRDLPYPDHPERFDWPQVLCEQPVCGRFYWEVEWSGRNGVNIAVSYKSIHRKGGHNECWFGCSDQSWRLYCSPFRYAFRHHGKETYIPKMDNSTRIGVYVDYNAGTLSFYSIAGKMILLYIVQCEFTEPLYPGFTVWPGSKLTLCCPTKVKQI; encoded by the exons ATGTCAGGATTCCTGGACACAATGGCCAGATGTAAGAATTATACCACATTTGGCTATGTGGAGTGTGGGTCTTGCACTGGAAAGAAACAAAAGGCCATCAAGTCTTGTCTAGTGTGCTTGGACTCCTACTGTCCAAGTCACTTTGAGCTCCATGAAGAACTGCACTCAGGACAGCGCCACAAAATAATGAATGCCACAGGGTTTCTCCAGGACAAAATCTGCTCTAGGCATGATAACCTGCTAGAGGTCTTCTGCTGCTTGGATCAGCAGTGTATCTGTCTCATGTGTATGATGGATGATCACAAAGGACATAGAATTGTGTCTGCTTCAGCAGAGAGAACAGAGAAACAg AGCCAGATGGGTGAGTCAAAAATGAAATCGCAGCAGAGGATCCTGGAGAGGAAAAGGGAGCTTGGGGAAATGCAGAAAGCTGTGAAATCTCACAAG TCTGCACAGGCAGCACTGGAGGAGAGCGAAAAGACCTTCACTGAGATTATTTGCTTTATTGAGAAAAAACGCTCTGAGGTTCAGGACCTAATTCGAGCTCAGGAGAAGATTGCAGTAAGCCGAGCCGAAGGCCTCCTGAAGCAGCTGGAAGAGGAAATTGCTGAGCTTCAGAGGCAAGATGAAGAGCTGCAGCAGCTCTCTCTAACAGAGGATCACATTCACTTTCTGCAG CGTTATGTGTTTCTCACTGCCACTCTTGGATCTTCAGATTTACCCACCATCACTGTTAGCTCTGTCCTCTCCTTTGAGGAAGTAGCAAAGTCtgtaactgaactgaaaaagcatttgGAAGATGTTTGTAAAGCAGACATGGAGAAGATTGAAAAGAGAG TGAAGCAAATTCAAATCCTTACACCCATGACCAGAGAGGAGGTCCTGCAGT ATTACTGCGAGCTAACCATGGATCCCAACACAGCGTACAGACGCCTCAGCTTGTCCGATAGCAACCGAGCAGTGTCCAACTATGACCGGGACCTGCCTTACCCAGATCATCCGGAGAGGTTCGACTGGCCCCAAGTGTTGTGTGAGCAGCCAGTGTGTGGACGCTTTTACTGGGAGGTGGAATGGAGTGGAAGAAATGGTGTTAACATTGCTGTCTCGTATAAAAGCATCCACCGAAAGGGTGGCCACAATGAGTGCTGGTTTGGGTGCAGTGATCAGTCGTGGAGGCTGTACTGCTCACCGTTTAGATATGCCTTTAGGCACCACGGCAAGGAAACATACATCCCCAAAATGGACAACTCCACCAGGATTGGCGTGTACGTTGATTATAATGCTGGGACACTATCTTTCTACAGCATAGCTGGAAAAATGATTCTGCTCTATATAGTGCAGTGTGAGTTCACAGAGCCTCTGTATCCAGGATTTACTGTGTGGCCAGGATCCAAACTGACACTGTGTTGTCCTACAAAGGTCAAACAGATATAG
- the LOC108280424 gene encoding tripartite motif-containing protein 16 isoform X3: MSGFLDTMARCKNYTTFGYVECGSCTGKKQKAIKSCLVCLDSYCPSHFELHEELHSGQRHKIMNATGFLQDKICSRHDNLLEVFCCLDQQCICLMCMMDDHKGHRIVSASAERTEKQSQMGESKMKSQQRILERKRELGEMQKAVKSHKKKRSEVQDLIRAQEKIAVSRAEGLLKQLEEEIAELQRQDEELQQLSLTEDHIHFLQRYVFLTATLGSSDLPTITVSSVLSFEEVAKSVTELKKHLEDVCKADMEKIEKRVKQIQILTPMTREEVLQYYCELTMDPNTAYRRLSLSDSNRAVSNYDRDLPYPDHPERFDWPQVLCEQPVCGRFYWEVEWSGRNGVNIAVSYKSIHRKGGHNECWFGCSDQSWRLYCSPFRYAFRHHGKETYIPKMDNSTRIGVYVDYNAGTLSFYSIAGKMILLYIVQCEFTEPLYPGFTVWPGSKLTLCCPTKVKQI, translated from the exons ATGTCAGGATTCCTGGACACAATGGCCAGATGTAAGAATTATACCACATTTGGCTATGTGGAGTGTGGGTCTTGCACTGGAAAGAAACAAAAGGCCATCAAGTCTTGTCTAGTGTGCTTGGACTCCTACTGTCCAAGTCACTTTGAGCTCCATGAAGAACTGCACTCAGGACAGCGCCACAAAATAATGAATGCCACAGGGTTTCTCCAGGACAAAATCTGCTCTAGGCATGATAACCTGCTAGAGGTCTTCTGCTGCTTGGATCAGCAGTGTATCTGTCTCATGTGTATGATGGATGATCACAAAGGACATAGAATTGTGTCTGCTTCAGCAGAGAGAACAGAGAAACAg AGCCAGATGGGTGAGTCAAAAATGAAATCGCAGCAGAGGATCCTGGAGAGGAAAAGGGAGCTTGGGGAAATGCAGAAAGCTGTGAAATCTCACAAG AAAAAACGCTCTGAGGTTCAGGACCTAATTCGAGCTCAGGAGAAGATTGCAGTAAGCCGAGCCGAAGGCCTCCTGAAGCAGCTGGAAGAGGAAATTGCTGAGCTTCAGAGGCAAGATGAAGAGCTGCAGCAGCTCTCTCTAACAGAGGATCACATTCACTTTCTGCAG CGTTATGTGTTTCTCACTGCCACTCTTGGATCTTCAGATTTACCCACCATCACTGTTAGCTCTGTCCTCTCCTTTGAGGAAGTAGCAAAGTCtgtaactgaactgaaaaagcatttgGAAGATGTTTGTAAAGCAGACATGGAGAAGATTGAAAAGAGAG TGAAGCAAATTCAAATCCTTACACCCATGACCAGAGAGGAGGTCCTGCAGT ATTACTGCGAGCTAACCATGGATCCCAACACAGCGTACAGACGCCTCAGCTTGTCCGATAGCAACCGAGCAGTGTCCAACTATGACCGGGACCTGCCTTACCCAGATCATCCGGAGAGGTTCGACTGGCCCCAAGTGTTGTGTGAGCAGCCAGTGTGTGGACGCTTTTACTGGGAGGTGGAATGGAGTGGAAGAAATGGTGTTAACATTGCTGTCTCGTATAAAAGCATCCACCGAAAGGGTGGCCACAATGAGTGCTGGTTTGGGTGCAGTGATCAGTCGTGGAGGCTGTACTGCTCACCGTTTAGATATGCCTTTAGGCACCACGGCAAGGAAACATACATCCCCAAAATGGACAACTCCACCAGGATTGGCGTGTACGTTGATTATAATGCTGGGACACTATCTTTCTACAGCATAGCTGGAAAAATGATTCTGCTCTATATAGTGCAGTGTGAGTTCACAGAGCCTCTGTATCCAGGATTTACTGTGTGGCCAGGATCCAAACTGACACTGTGTTGTCCTACAAAGGTCAAACAGATATAG
- the LOC108280424 gene encoding tripartite motif-containing protein 16 isoform X1 — translation MSGFLDTMARCKNYTTFGYVECGSCTGKKQKAIKSCLVCLDSYCPSHFELHEELHSGQRHKIMNATGFLQDKICSRHDNLLEVFCCLDQQCICLMCMMDDHKGHRIVSASAERTEKQSQMGESKMKSQQRILERKRELGEMQKAVKSHKQSAQAALEESEKTFTEIICFIEKKRSEVQDLIRAQEKIAVSRAEGLLKQLEEEIAELQRQDEELQQLSLTEDHIHFLQRYVFLTATLGSSDLPTITVSSVLSFEEVAKSVTELKKHLEDVCKADMEKIEKRVKQIQILTPMTREEVLQYYCELTMDPNTAYRRLSLSDSNRAVSNYDRDLPYPDHPERFDWPQVLCEQPVCGRFYWEVEWSGRNGVNIAVSYKSIHRKGGHNECWFGCSDQSWRLYCSPFRYAFRHHGKETYIPKMDNSTRIGVYVDYNAGTLSFYSIAGKMILLYIVQCEFTEPLYPGFTVWPGSKLTLCCPTKVKQI, via the exons ATGTCAGGATTCCTGGACACAATGGCCAGATGTAAGAATTATACCACATTTGGCTATGTGGAGTGTGGGTCTTGCACTGGAAAGAAACAAAAGGCCATCAAGTCTTGTCTAGTGTGCTTGGACTCCTACTGTCCAAGTCACTTTGAGCTCCATGAAGAACTGCACTCAGGACAGCGCCACAAAATAATGAATGCCACAGGGTTTCTCCAGGACAAAATCTGCTCTAGGCATGATAACCTGCTAGAGGTCTTCTGCTGCTTGGATCAGCAGTGTATCTGTCTCATGTGTATGATGGATGATCACAAAGGACATAGAATTGTGTCTGCTTCAGCAGAGAGAACAGAGAAACAg AGCCAGATGGGTGAGTCAAAAATGAAATCGCAGCAGAGGATCCTGGAGAGGAAAAGGGAGCTTGGGGAAATGCAGAAAGCTGTGAAATCTCACAAG cAGTCTGCACAGGCAGCACTGGAGGAGAGCGAAAAGACCTTCACTGAGATTATTTGCTTTATTGAGAAAAAACGCTCTGAGGTTCAGGACCTAATTCGAGCTCAGGAGAAGATTGCAGTAAGCCGAGCCGAAGGCCTCCTGAAGCAGCTGGAAGAGGAAATTGCTGAGCTTCAGAGGCAAGATGAAGAGCTGCAGCAGCTCTCTCTAACAGAGGATCACATTCACTTTCTGCAG CGTTATGTGTTTCTCACTGCCACTCTTGGATCTTCAGATTTACCCACCATCACTGTTAGCTCTGTCCTCTCCTTTGAGGAAGTAGCAAAGTCtgtaactgaactgaaaaagcatttgGAAGATGTTTGTAAAGCAGACATGGAGAAGATTGAAAAGAGAG TGAAGCAAATTCAAATCCTTACACCCATGACCAGAGAGGAGGTCCTGCAGT ATTACTGCGAGCTAACCATGGATCCCAACACAGCGTACAGACGCCTCAGCTTGTCCGATAGCAACCGAGCAGTGTCCAACTATGACCGGGACCTGCCTTACCCAGATCATCCGGAGAGGTTCGACTGGCCCCAAGTGTTGTGTGAGCAGCCAGTGTGTGGACGCTTTTACTGGGAGGTGGAATGGAGTGGAAGAAATGGTGTTAACATTGCTGTCTCGTATAAAAGCATCCACCGAAAGGGTGGCCACAATGAGTGCTGGTTTGGGTGCAGTGATCAGTCGTGGAGGCTGTACTGCTCACCGTTTAGATATGCCTTTAGGCACCACGGCAAGGAAACATACATCCCCAAAATGGACAACTCCACCAGGATTGGCGTGTACGTTGATTATAATGCTGGGACACTATCTTTCTACAGCATAGCTGGAAAAATGATTCTGCTCTATATAGTGCAGTGTGAGTTCACAGAGCCTCTGTATCCAGGATTTACTGTGTGGCCAGGATCCAAACTGACACTGTGTTGTCCTACAAAGGTCAAACAGATATAG